One Molothrus aeneus isolate 106 chromosome 29, BPBGC_Maene_1.0, whole genome shotgun sequence genomic region harbors:
- the PROM2 gene encoding prominin-2: MRAAGLLLLLLLLLAGAMLRGAGSQQCHPAGPGAVPVLRFTDRHAEIRVPALHRVPSSLDPLYGLVRRCLDLIQQNPLPTELLRTALNDPGSVRTSQVVQYELGYVVCAAVALLFTVAVPVAGMCFCYCRSRRRCGGRLRAHRRSLGCRRRCLLACLSFTSLVILVSVTCAFVTSQRVKGQMEPGLGAVPSTLRTLRQHLASIPQGVQMVVDKFEVPRKQISSDLGGLSRSVGLSIHAQLQAMTYAALADLQDRAGDLQSSLHHLQIVHRTARALAAARAELEPALRERRRRVVALLDDPRCTSCASVLGRAQGLQLGADYAKVPSVEKVLKALAGLPRSDFAEMIRQGNGTFNSIPELAVERMAQVIQDLRADLARTAEKVQSIADGFPLPDYTRPASEALAEAEQRSRPYLREAERFERYRWIAGTVLCSIILLILACNVTGMALGAYGLSKREDPSDYECRGEAGAKFLLVGVGLAFLFSWLLILLVFATFLVGGNIQTLVCRNWVNQEIYKFIDTPGNLPPSMNLTRQLNLRRDSNLSSAYRECKSGAGLWEVLQLDSSYDLDEHLRTPQYTADFQKRLGDFTADLGAVRLLRSEGRQDLEAFARSGLDEVDYGRFQEEMKNPVVQTSLPGLARNLEGLQKMQRNSTVAGRLAAEARALRHMQNSTVQAQEALVAKLGESVQFLSRLAPHLKERVRRTLATTASVEARLPLQAQQILRQELGCFTRKELRYFTQYLNWVGQTLREDVASCQPLATALDNGRVILCDRIAEPWNAFWFSLGCCTFFLIPSIIFAVRLTKHFRPIRNRLISTGSEETCPFHIPRVTALKL, encoded by the exons ATGCGGGCggcggggctgctgctgctgctgctgctgctgctggccggGGCGATGCTGCGAGGCGCgggcagccagcagtgccaccccgccggccccggggcAGTGCCGGTGCTGCGATTCACCGACAGGCACGCCGAGATCCGGGTGCCGGCGCTGCACCGCGTGCCCAGCTCGCTGGATCCCCTCTACGGCCTCGTCCGGCGCTGCCTGGACCTCATCCAGCAGAACCCGCTGCCCACAG agctgctcaggacagccctGAACGACCCCGGCTCGGTGAGGACATCGCAG GTGGTGCAGTACGAGCTGGGCTATGTCGTCTGTGCCGCCGTGGCTCTGCTCTTCACCGTGGCCGTGCCGGTGGCCGGGATGTGCTTCTGCTACTGCCGGAGCCGCCGGCGCTGCGGGGGCCGCCTCCGCGCCCACCGGCGCTCGCTgggctgccgccgccgctgcctgCTGGCCTGCCTGTCCTTCACCTCCCTCGTCATCCT GGTCAGCGTCACCTGCGCCTTTGTCACCAGCCAGAGGGTGAAGGGACAGATggagccggggctgggggctgtgccctccaCCCTGCGCACGCTGCGGCAGCACCTTGCCAGCATCCCCCAG GGCGTGCAGATGGTGGTGGACAAGTTCGAGGTGCCCCGAAAGCAGATCAGCTCCGACCTGGGTG ggctcagcaggagcGTGGGGCTCTCCATCCACGCACAGCTCCAGGCCATGACCTACGCGGCTCTCGCCGACCTGCAGGACCGGGCCGGAG ACCTACAGAGCTCGCTGCACCATTTACAGATCGTGCACAGGACGGCGCGGGCGCtggcggcggcgcgggccgAGCTGGAGccggcgctgcgggagcggaGGCGCCGCGTGGTCGCGCTCCTGGACGACCCGCGCTGCACCTCCTGCGCCAGCGTCCTGGGCCGGGCACAGGGCCTGCAGCTCGGGGCTGACTACGCCAAG GTGCCGTCGGTGGAGAAGGTGTTGAAGGCGCTGGCCGGTCTGCCCCGAAGTGACTTTGCGGAGATGATTCGCCAG GGCAATGGCACCTTCAACTCCATCCCGGAGCTGGCCGTGGAGAGGATGGCTCAGGTCATCCAGG ATTTGCGGGCCGACCTGGCCCGCACGGCGGAGAAGGTGCAGTCCATCGCCGACGGCTTCCCCCTGCCCGACTACACCCGGCCGGCCAGCGAGGCGCTGGCGGAGGCGGAGCAGCGGAGCCGGCCGTACCTGCGGGAGGCGGAGCGCTTCGAGCGCTACAG GTGGATCGCGGGCACGGTGCTGTGCTccatcatcctcctcatcctcgcCTGCAACGTGACGGGCATGGCCCTGGGGGCGTACGGGCTGTCCAAGCGGGAGGACCCCAGCGACTACGAGTGCCGAGGAGAAGCTGGCGCCAAGTTTCTCCTGGT CGGCGTGGGCTTGGCTTTCCTGTTCTCCtggctcctcatcctcctggtTTTCGCCACCTTCCTGGTCGGGGGCAACATCCAGACGCTGGTTTGCAGGAATTGGGTCAACCAGGAGATTTATAAG TTCATCGACACCCCGGGGAATCTCCCTCCGTCCATGAACCTCACCCGCCAGCTCAACCTCAGGAGGGACTCCAACCTCAGCTCTGCGTACAG GGAGTGCAAGAGTGGCGCGGGGctctgggaggtgctgcagcTCGACAGCTCCTACGACCTGGACGAGCACCTGAGAACCCCCCAG TACACGGCCGACTTCCAAAAACGCCTGGGAGACTTCACGGCGGACCTGGGGGCCGTGCGGCTGCTCCGCAGCGAGGGCAGGCAGGACCTGGAGGCCTTCGCCCGCAGCGGGCTGGACGAGGTGGATTACGGGCGCTTCCAGGAGGAG ATGAAGAACCCCGTGGTGCAGACCAGCCTGCCCGGCTTGGCGAGGaacctggaggggctgcagaagATGCAG AGGAACAGCACGGTGGCCGGGCGGCTCGCAGCGGAGGCCAGGGCGCTGAGGCACATGCAGAACTCCACGGTGCAGGCGCAGGAGGCTTTGGTG gcaAAGCTGGGGGAAAGCGTCCAGTTCCTCTCCCGCTTGGCGCCGCACCTCAAG GAGCGGGTGAGGAGGACTCTGGCCACCACGGCTTCGGTGGAAGCCCGGCTGCCCCTGCAGGCCCAGCAGATCCTGCGGCAG gagctcGGCTGCTTCACCAGGAAGGAGCTGCGCTATTTCACCCAGTACCTCAACTGGGTCGGGCAGACG CTGAGGGAGGACGTGGCTTCGTGCCAGCCGCTGGCCACGGCCCTGGACAACGGGCGGGTGATCCTGTGCGACCGCATCGCCGAGCCCTGG AACGCCTTCTGgttcagcctgggctgctgcacctTCTTCCTCATCCCCAGCATCATCTTCGCCGTCAGACTCACCAAACACTTCCGCCCCATCCGCAACCGCCTGAT ctccacggGCTCAGAGGAGACCTGTCCCTTCCACATCCCCCGTGTGACAGCGCTCAAGCTCTAG